In Macadamia integrifolia cultivar HAES 741 chromosome 12, SCU_Mint_v3, whole genome shotgun sequence, the following are encoded in one genomic region:
- the LOC122057387 gene encoding chaperone protein dnaJ 49-like yields MDGNKDEAARCIGIAEAAIASGDKQRALKFIRIAQRLIQDVQVDVLLAACENLESMKSTSSTEQRPLGQNQKEPTPSKSPELSNGMGNYTEEHVKLIREVKKNKDYYAILGVERTCSVEEIRKAYRKLSLKVHPDKNKAPGSEEAFKKVCKAFKCLSDEDSRKQYDQTGLVEEFEYNQQHNVRRRRRRTAHGYFDEDFDPDEIFRSFFGQADMFRTAHVYRTRGTASPQRENSNGGGPNLFLLLQILPFLVIFLLAYLPFSEPNYSLQKTYSYYIPKVTEKHGVEFYVKSSDFDQQFPLGSTSRADLEDLVVRDYKMTLGRYCHVELQRRQWNRNYPTPHCDRLRSFGTA; encoded by the coding sequence ATGGATGGTAACAAGGATGAAGCAGCGAGATGCATCGGAATCGCTGAAGCTGCTATTGCTTCCGGCGATAAGCAGCGTGCTCTGAAATTCATCAGGATTGCTCAACGCCTTATCCAAGATGTGCAGGTTGATGTTCTTCTTGCTGCTTGTGAAAACTTAGAATCTATGAAATCCACCTCTTCCACTGAGCAAAGGCCCTTAGGTCAAAATCAGAAAGAGCCTACTCCATCTAAATCTCCCGAGTTGTCAAATGGAATGGGGAATTATACCGAAGAGCACGTTAAGCTGATCCGTGAAGTGAAGAAAAACAAGGATTACTATGCAATTCTTGGGGTGGAGAGGACTTGTTCGGTTGAGGAGATTAGGAAAGCTTACAGGAAATTATCTCTCAAGGTTCATCCTGACAAGAACAAGGCTCCAGGTTCTGAAGAGGCATTTAAGAAAGTTTGCAAGGCTTTCAAGTGCTTGAGTGATGAAGATTCAAGGAAGCAGTACGATCAAACAGGTCTTGTTGAAGAATTCGAATACAATCAGCAACACAATgtcaggaggaggaggaggagaactGCACATGGCTACTTTGATGAGGATTTCGACCCCGATGAAATATTCAGGTCGTTCTTTGGCCAGGCAGACATGTTTCGGACTGCCCATGTTTATAGGACTAGAGGAACGGCTAGTCCACAAAGGGAAAATAGTAATGGAGGAGGGCctaatctttttcttcttcttcaaatcttaCCATTCCTGGTGATCTTCTTGCTAGCTTATCTTCCTTTCTCAGAGCCTAATTATTCTTTGCAGAAGACTTATTCTTACTATATTCCCAAGGTCACTGAGAAACATGGGGTAGAATTTTATGTTAAATCTTCTGATTTTGATCAACAATTCCCACTTGGAAGTACTTCTCGTGCTGACCTTGAGGATCTCGTGGTGAGGGATTACAAGATGACACTGGGTCGCTATTGTCATGTGGAACTTCAACGGCGGCAGTGGAATAGgaattatccaacacctcactGTGATAGGCTACGAAGCTTTGGAACGGCGTGA
- the LOC122057388 gene encoding serine/arginine-rich-splicing factor SR34-like yields the protein MSGRSSRTLYVGNLPGDIREREVEDLFYKYGPIVDIDLKIPPRPPGYAFIEFEEARDAEDAIRGRDGYNFDGNRLRVELAHGGRGHSSSIDRHSNHSAGGGRGGVSRRSEYRVMVTGLPSSASWQDLKDHMRRAGDVCFSQVFRDASSGTTGVVDYTNHDDMKYAIRKLDDSEFRNAFSRSYIRVKAYDSRRSLSRSRSRSRSYSKSPSRSRSKSRSRSQSKSPPKAKSSRRSPSKSRSRSVSSRSRSGSRPRSASRSRSRSKSPFPSPPRPKRVSKSKSPKGRSPSRSQSPSRSRSLSRSRSPVRSDRK from the exons ATGAGCGGCCGTTCAAGTCGAACCCTTTACGTTGGTAATCTCCCTGGGGATATTCGCGAGCGGGAAGTGGAAGATTTGTTCTATAAG TATGGGCCAATTGTTGACATTGATTTGAAGATACCACCAAGGCCTCCAGGGTATGCTTTTATTGAG TTTGAAGAAGCCCGTGATGCTGAAGATGCTATTCGTGGTCGCGATGGATATAACTTTGATGGGAATCGTTTACGT GTAGAACTGGCACATGGTGGGCGAGGACACTCATCATCAATTGATCGCCATAGTAATCACAGTGCTGGGGGTGGCCGTGGTGGAGTCTCTAGGCGCTCAGAATATCGTG TGATGGTCACTGGATTACCCTCTTCCGCCTCATGGCAGGATCTGAAG GATCATATGCGCCGAGCTGGAGACGTTTGCTTCTCACAGGTGTTCCGTGATGCTAGTAGTG GCACCACTGGAGTCGTGGATTATACCAACCACGATGACATGAAATATGCA ATCAGGAAACTTGATGACTCTGAGTTTCGAAATGCTTTTTCACGGTCATATATACGG GTGAAAGCATACGACTCAAGACGGAGCCTTTCTAGGAGCCGGAGTCGTAGTCGTTCTTACTCGAAAAGTCCTAGCCGCAGTCGCAGCAAGAGTCGAAGCCGGAGCCAAAG CAAGTCTCCTCCAAAGGCCAAATCTTCACGCCGTTCTCCATCTAAATCCCGTTCGAGATCTGTTTCTTCCCGTTCTCGTTCGGGGTCAAGGCCACGCTCTGCATCAAG ATCACGATCAAGATCCAAATCTCCATTTCCATCT CCTCCTCGCCCCAAGCGTGTGAGTAAAAGTAAAAGCCCAAAGGGCCGAAGTCCTAGCAGGAGCCAGAGCCCCAGTCGGAGCAGAAGCTTATCGCGTTCTCGTTCTCCT GTAAGATCTGATCGCAAGTGA
- the LOC122057389 gene encoding uncharacterized protein LOC122057389 — protein MVLRTKPFTEDEKQTEREREREKKKKKRERKKEDLKKMMEGSGAAPPHGVLIAVVVGIVVGVPMLVGEQGEAITGAISELLSPMGLLLVPIVLLLVIQFLSSDRGSVLSGIFSTGEPDSIHRLSGSPVGVALFLILLIFLLYYRVSLFGSDEDSDD, from the coding sequence ATGGTTTTAAGAACAAAGCCATTCACAGAGGACGAGAagcaaacagagagagagagagagagagagaagaagaagaagaagagagagagaaagaaagaagatttgaagaagatgatggaaggAAGTGGAGCGGCGCCGCCGCACGGAGTACTAATAGCAGTGGTGGTGGGAATAGTGGTGGGAGTGCCAATGCTAGTGGGAGAGCAGGGAGAAGCCATTACTGGAGCGATCTCGGAGTTGCTAAGTCCCATGGGTCTCCTTCTTGTCCCCATCGTTCTCCTGCTCGTTATACAGTTCCTGTCTTCGGATCGAGGCTCAGTACTATCAGGTATATTCTCCACTGGGGAACCAGATTCCATCCACCGCCTTAGTGGATCTCCTGTAGGTGTGGCTCTATTCCTAATCCTCCTCATCTTTCTCCTTTACTACCGCGTCTCTTTATTCGGATCTGACGAAGATTCCGATGATTAA
- the LOC122057384 gene encoding condensin-2 complex subunit D3 — translation MEEAVHRIITELEADHNLNDPASATSISESALLELQALFDNTNTLDADGDVPGDIDCIWEALASKNISPALLVRQITTTMDSGPIRLTLLASQVYLSILLSPNSPVFTLFSPIAFISLLRSIRRSLKQHQLGTPPTAAADDGRSGARKTGRKRKGRGLGEASHKTSMAHDYAAGGDDENNENVQNRLFVVLEKLESVMGRIHLDRFPESLKSLIQTVAQIPVMALESYQSSASYHRLTNICFRILNAVLRPEHGDQTAAAVEVLKSLSPAILLLKSQARTSAMNFVTHQMMAVAKGSDAVRKAVIYLPRYLVQKAPERSEPRACAVESIMNIVRAMEYEDQIGFTDYVVKMSQGKSQLRLLAVDLIPMLLMSLGDPLGTNVGEGVHDPWGLRCMEALIQRCSDAIPGIRARALTNLAQVVGFLSGDVGRKARLEEVMGFVNSEQMNLGSRMKNLLRKRCMDEKAAVRKAALLLITKSTSLMGKSVDEGLLKTMGRACSDPLVSIRKMAIAALSEVFRKFTDGSVITEWLQSVPCLITDNESSIQDECENLFLELVLDRVSKVGSLDLSNSKNHYSTSDVKKKNLEKEIDLVFPEGVLILLKGICDGEVTPNVKKICVSLGKKKRLKPAIAIALQNIIRTSESLWLSHSMPIQKWTAPPGAWLLLAEVSAFLPKAVDWEFLHHHWELLDQIVSEVEVHSPLVRDVDEEGNWIESNPAAWACDRVFLLQTISNVSLELPQEPAANLAHNLLKRVEEFNMHSTEVNAHVKALRTLCKQKALNKEEGDALVLKWVQLLLSEALQILETYKAGASEANKRSIFLTPPTSVGRTGKRAATMSRSLMKAIIAVYTIGSLVMVCPSADLNGIIPILQSIITSRNSEPKLRKLPGPTISIKQIDPSLYIQSWLTMGKICLADARLAKRYIPLFVQELEKSDCAALRNNIIVIMADFCVHYTALVDCYIPKITYCLRDPCEVVRRQTFILLSRLSQRDYVKWRGVLFLRFLLSLVDESEKIRQLAEFLFGNILKAKAPLLAYNSFVEAIFVLNDCHAHSGHSESQSSQSERRLFSIRGHDEKSRSQRMQIYIALLKQMAPEHLLATSAKLCSEILAAASDGLLNLEDVTGQAVMQDALQILACKEMRIQSNRGSASDTGEMDEEGGDGGVALAAVRGKVAIQAVKKSLIQNAIPIFIELKRLLESKNSPLTGCLMECLRVLLKDYKNEIEDMLVADKQLQKELIYDIQKYEAAKAKSVVADAVSTMQRPHGYRTPTGHASAVSKQANQTDVHDMLAEKLGSALKVSSAMADIAAEATARSVLRDVNMGVASPYLQSISMPKLKSSMGGVASRGDRPSEVLESVRRRQSFDSDEEN, via the exons atggAAGAAGCCGTCCATCGAATAATCACAGAGCTCGAAGCCGACCACAATCTAAACGACCCAGCCTCTGCAACTTCCATTTCGGAGTCGGCCCTTTTAGAGTTACAAGCGTTGTTCGATAACACTAATACCCTCGACGCCGACGGAGACGTTCCCGGCGATATCGACTGCATATGGGAAGCTTTGGCCTCAAAGAACATATCTCCAGCCCTGCTCGTCCGCCAGATCACTACTACCATGGATTCTGGACCCATTCGCCTAACCCTATTAGCTTCCCAGGTGTATTTATCCATTCTCCTCTCTCCGAACTCCCCCGTTTTCACTCTCTTCTCACCTATCGCTTTCATTTCGCTTCTCCGATCCATTAGACGATCTCTCAAGCAGCATCAATTGGGCACACCACCTACGGCGGCAGCTGACGATGGTCGCAGTGGAGCACGTAAGACCGGTAGAAAGAGGAAGGGCCGTGGGCTGGGTGAGGCTTCTCACAAGACAAGCATGGCTCATGATTATGCCGCCGGCGGTGATGATGAAAATAACGAGAATGTTCAGAATCGTTTGTTTGTTGTTCTTGAAAAATTGGAATCTGTTATGGGTCGAATTCACTTGGATCGGTTCCCTGAGAGTCTGAAGTCTTTAATTCAGACTGTTGCCCAAATTCCAGTAATGGCACTTGAATCGTACCAGAGTTCGGCAAGTTATCACAGGTTAACTAATATCTGTTTCAGGATATTGAACGCAGTTTTAAGACCTGAACATGGTGATCAGACTGCCGCAGCAGTTGAAGTGCTGAAATCACTGTCACCGGCGATTCTTCTCTTGAAGTCACAGGCCCGAACATCAGCAATGAATTTTGTTACGCATCAGATGATGGCCGTGGCAAAGGGTTCTGATGCTGTCAGGAAAGCAGTTATATATCTCCCAAGGTACCTGGTTCAGAAGGCACCAGAGAGATCTGAACCGCGTGCATGTGCCGTAGAATCAATCATGAACATAGTTCGAGCAATGGAATATGAGGATCAAATTGGTTTTACAGATTATGTGGTGAAGATGTCTCAGGGAAAGTCCCAACTCAGACTGCTGGCAGTCGATCTTATCCCCATGTTATTAATGTCACTAGGTGACCCACTAGGGACAAATGTAGGTGAGGGAGTCCATGATCCGTGGGGTTTAAGATGTATGGAGGCTTTGATTCAGCGATGTTCTGATGCGATCCCAGGAATCCGAGCACGGGCTCTGACCAACTTGGCACAGGTGGTGGGGTTCCTCTCAGGTGATGTTGGCAGGAAGGCCCGGCTAGAGGAAGTAATGGGTTTTGTAAATTCTGAACAGATGAATTTGGGTAGTAGGATGAAAAATCTTCTGAGGAAAAGGTGCATGGACGAAAAGGCAGCAGTAAGGAAAGCTGCTCTTCTTCTGATTACCAAATCAACTTCGCTTATGGGAAAATCTGTAGATGAAGGCTTGCTCAAGACGATGGGCAGGGCTTGCTCTGATCCTCTTGTCAGTATCCGGAAAATGGCAATAGCTGCTCTATCAGAG GTTTTTAGAAAATTCACAGATGGAAGTGTAATTACTGAATGGCTTCAGTCTGTTCCATGTTTGATAACTGACAATGAGTCCAGCATTCAAGACGAATGTGAGAACTTGTTTTTAGAACTGGTGCTGGACCGGGTGTCCAAAGTTGGATCACTGGATTTGAGTAATTCCAAGAACCATTATTCGACTTCagatgtaaagaagaaaaatttagaaaaagaaattgatttggtttttccTGAAGGAGTGTTGATACTGCTGAAAGGGATTTGTGATGGAGAGGTGACTCCTAATGTGAAGAAGATATGTGTGAGCCTTGGAAAGAAGAAACGTCTCAAGCCTGCCATTGCCATCGCACTTCAGAACATCATAAGGACATCTGAGTCTCTGTGGTTGAGCCATTCTATGCCAATACAGAAATGGACTGCTCCTCCTGGTGCATGGCTTTTGCTGGCTGAGGTGTCAGCTTTCCTGCCAAAAGCAGTGGATTGGGAGTTTCTCCACCATCACTGGGAGCTCCTTGACCAGATAGTCTCAGAAGTTGAGGTTCATAGCCCACTTGTGCGAGATGTGGATGAAGAGGGTAATTGGATTGAATCCAATCCTGCTGCATGGGCTTGTGATCGTGTTTTCCTCTTGCAAACAATTTCTAATGTTTCACTGGAGCTACCTCAGGAGCCTGCCGCAAATTTAGCTCATAATTTGCTCAAACGGGTTGAGGAATTCAACATGCATTCCACTGAG GTTAATGCTCATGTAAAAGCCCTCAGAACTTTGTGTAAGCAAAAGGCTTTGAACAAGGAGGAGGGTGATGCACTTGTGTTGAAATGGGTACAACTTCTGCTTTCTGAAGCATTGCAAATTCTTGAGACCTACAAAGCTGGAGCCTCAGAGGCAAACAAACGCAGTATCTTCCTAACACCACCTACAAGTGTGGGTAGGACAGGAAAGAGAGCGGCAACCATGTCTCGCTCCTTGATGAAAGCTATTATAGCTGTATACACTATTGGGTCTCTGGTTATGGTTTGTCCTTCTGCAGATTTGAATGGCATCATTCCTATTTTACAGTCTATAATCACTTCGAGGAACTCTGAACCAAAACTGAGAAAACTGCCTGGACCTACAATTTCTATAAAGCAGATAGACCCTTCACTTTACATTCAATCATGGCTAACTATGGGGAAGATCTGTCTTGCTGATGCCAGACTTGCAAAGCGTTATATTCCTCTTTTTGTGCAG GAGCTTGAAAAAAGTGACTGTGCAGCCCTTCGCAACAATATCATTGTGATAATGGCAGATTTCTGTGTACATTACACTGCACTAGTTGATTG TTATATACCGAAGATTACTTACTGCCTTCGTGATCCTTGTGAAGTTGTGAGAAGGCAGACATTTATTCTGCTTTCAAGATTGTCACAG AGGGACTATGTGAAGTGGAGAGGAGTACTCTTTCTTCGATTTCTTTTGTCACTTGTTGATGAATCAGAGAAGATTAGGCAGCTGGCAGAATTTCTCTTCGGGAACATCTTAAAAG CCAAGGCACCTCTCCTGGCGTATAACAGTTTTGTCGAAGCCATCTTTGTCCTGAATGACTGCCATGCCCATTCGGGACATAGTGAATCTCAGAGCTCACAATCCGAGAGGCGACTTTTCTCAATCCG AGGTCATGATGAAAAGTCAAGGTCACAAAGGATGCAGATTTACATTGCTTTGCTGAAACAAATGGCTCCGGAGCACCTTTTGGCTACTTCTGCGAAGCTCTGTTCAGAGATCCTTGCTGCTGCATCAGATGGCTTGCTTAATCTTGAAGATGTAACAGGACAGGCTGTAATGCAG GATGCTCTTCAAATACTTGCATGTAAAGAGATGCGAATCCAGTCCAACCGTGGATCTGCGAGCGACACAggagagatggatgaggaaGGTGGAGACGGTGGAGTAGCCCTGGCTGCTGTCAGAGGGAAGGTGGCCATACAAGCCGTTAAAAAGAGTTTGATTCAGAATGCCATCCCCATCTTCATAGAATTGAAGAGGCTACTAGAGAGCAAGAACAGTCCTCTCACAGGTTGCCTCATGGAATGCCTCCGAGTTCTTCTCAAGGACTACAAGAATGAGATTGAAGACATGCTAGTTGCTGACAAGCAACTTCAAAAGGAGCTCATCTATGACATTCAGAAGTATGAAGCAGCCAAGGCCAAGTCTGTAGTAGCTGATGCTGTCTCCACCATGCAGAGACCTCATGGATATCGTACACCTACGGGCCATGCTTCTGCTGTTTCCAAACAGGCTAATCAAACAGATGTTCATGACATGTTAGCTGAGAAGTTAGGAAGTGCATTGAAAGTCTCATCAGCAATGGCAGATATTGCAGCTGAAGCTACGGCCAGGTCTGTGCTCAGGGATGTGAATATGGGTGTAGCTTCCCCATATCTTCAATCCATTAGTATGCCCAAGCTGAAGTCTTCCATGGGAGGAGTAGCTTCTAGAGGGGATCGTCCTTCAGAAGTTTTGGAATCTGTGAGGAGAAGACAATCTTTTGATTCCGATGAAGAAAACTAG